Proteins encoded together in one Bacteroides zoogleoformans window:
- the kdsA gene encoding 3-deoxy-8-phosphooctulonate synthase: MIELKNNPAGNFFLLAGPCVIEGEEMAMRIADRIATITERMQIPYVFKGSYRKANRSRLDSFMGIGDEKALKILKKIHDTFGVPTVTDIHAADEAAMAAEYVDILQIPAFLCRQTDLLMAAAQTGKTVNIKKGQFLSPLAMRFAADKVVEAGNPNVMLTERGTTFGYQDLVIDYRGIPEMQAFGFPVILDVTHSLQQPNQTSGVTGGMPQLIETVAKAGIAVGADGLFIETHENPAAAKSDGANMLQLDLLEGLLTKLIRIREAIR, encoded by the coding sequence ATGATTGAACTGAAAAACAATCCTGCCGGTAATTTCTTTCTTCTGGCAGGTCCTTGCGTCATTGAGGGCGAAGAAATGGCGATGCGCATCGCCGATCGTATTGCGACTATCACCGAAAGGATGCAAATCCCATACGTGTTCAAAGGTTCGTACCGCAAGGCCAACCGCTCCCGCTTAGACTCTTTCATGGGTATTGGGGATGAAAAAGCACTGAAAATACTGAAAAAGATACATGATACATTCGGAGTGCCCACAGTGACAGATATCCATGCGGCAGACGAAGCTGCAATGGCCGCCGAATATGTGGACATCCTTCAGATACCCGCATTCCTATGCCGACAGACAGATTTACTGATGGCTGCCGCACAAACCGGCAAAACAGTCAATATCAAGAAAGGGCAGTTCCTCTCCCCGCTTGCCATGCGCTTTGCAGCGGACAAAGTGGTGGAAGCCGGCAATCCCAACGTCATGCTTACTGAACGAGGAACCACTTTCGGATATCAGGATCTGGTGATCGACTACCGAGGAATTCCGGAGATGCAGGCATTTGGATTCCCCGTTATTTTGGATGTGACGCACTCTCTGCAACAACCCAATCAAACCAGCGGGGTGACGGGAGGTATGCCGCAACTCATTGAAACTGTTGCCAAAGCCGGCATTGCCGTAGGAGCCGATGGGTTATTCATTGAAACACATGAAAATCCGGCTGCGGCCAAAAGCGATGGCGCCAATATGTTGCAATTGGATTTGCTGGAAGGCTTACTGACGAAATTGATACGCATCCGAGAAGCCATCCGATAA
- a CDS encoding diacylglycerol/lipid kinase family protein — translation MSAKPEKWGVIYNPKAGTRKVQKRWKEIKEYMDSKGVSYDYLQSEGFGSVERLARFLADNGYRTIVVVGGDGALNDVINGIMFSNVADKKDIAIGIIPNGIGNDFADYWNMSQDYKKAVDCIIKNRRRKIDVGTCYYYDGEKHLTRYFLNAINIGLGARIVKITDQCKRFWGVKFLSYFMALLSIIFERKLYRMHLKINGEHIRGRIMTVCIGSAWGYGQAPSAVPYNGWLDVSVIYRPELLQLWSGLWMLIQGRILNHKVVMPYRTQKVKVLRAQNASVDLDGRILDRHFPLDIGILHEAATLIIPG, via the coding sequence ATGAGTGCGAAACCTGAAAAATGGGGAGTGATATACAACCCCAAAGCCGGGACACGGAAGGTGCAAAAACGGTGGAAAGAAATCAAAGAATATATGGATTCCAAAGGTGTGTCTTACGACTACCTCCAGTCCGAAGGGTTCGGCTCGGTAGAACGTCTGGCGAGATTTCTTGCCGACAACGGCTACCGAACCATCGTTGTAGTAGGAGGTGACGGTGCATTGAACGATGTTATCAACGGTATCATGTTTTCCAATGTCGCCGACAAGAAAGATATTGCCATCGGCATCATCCCCAACGGCATAGGCAATGACTTTGCCGACTATTGGAACATGAGCCAGGACTACAAAAAAGCGGTAGACTGCATCATTAAAAACCGTCGCCGGAAAATTGATGTGGGAACTTGCTACTATTACGATGGCGAAAAACATCTGACGCGCTATTTTCTCAATGCCATCAATATAGGGTTGGGCGCACGCATTGTGAAAATCACCGATCAGTGCAAACGTTTTTGGGGCGTCAAATTTCTCTCCTATTTCATGGCATTGCTATCTATTATCTTCGAACGTAAACTCTATCGGATGCATCTCAAGATAAATGGTGAGCATATTCGAGGTCGTATCATGACTGTCTGCATAGGCAGTGCGTGGGGGTATGGACAAGCTCCGAGCGCAGTACCCTATAATGGCTGGTTGGATGTTTCCGTCATTTACCGTCCGGAATTATTACAACTTTGGTCAGGTTTATGGATGCTCATCCAAGGCCGGATTCTCAACCATAAGGTGGTGATGCCCTACCGCACCCAGAAAGTGAAGGTACTGCGTGCACAAAACGCTTCCGTCGATTTGGACGGACGCATTCTGGATCGCCATTTTCCTTTGGACATAGGCATTTTGCACGAAGCTGCCACTCTGATTATCCCCGGTTAA
- the miaA gene encoding tRNA (adenosine(37)-N6)-dimethylallyltransferase MiaA, with amino-acid sequence MPHYDLIAILGPTASGKTPFAATLAAELHSEIISADSRQVYRSMDLGTGKDIADYTVNGKQIPYHLIDIVNPGYKYNVFEYQRDFLDAYETIKQKGCLPIVCGGTGMYLESVLKGYRLLPVPENQELRNRLADKSQEELTEILKGYKNLHNTTDVDTAKRAIRAIEIEEFYAHTPVEERSFPALNSLIIGVDIDRELRREKITQRLRQRLAEGMVDEVKQLIEQGIRPEDLIYYGLEYKYLTLYLIGKLSYDEMYHQLEIAIHQFAKRQMTWFRGMERRGFTIHWINARCPMEEKIAFVKAKLKEI; translated from the coding sequence ATGCCTCACTACGATTTAATCGCCATATTGGGTCCCACAGCCTCAGGGAAGACCCCATTTGCTGCGACATTGGCCGCCGAGCTTCATTCGGAAATTATCAGTGCAGACTCACGGCAAGTTTATCGAAGCATGGATCTTGGCACCGGAAAAGACATTGCAGACTACACTGTAAACGGGAAACAAATTCCATATCATCTCATTGATATAGTCAATCCGGGCTACAAATACAATGTTTTCGAATACCAACGTGATTTTCTCGATGCTTACGAGACCATTAAGCAAAAAGGGTGCCTACCCATTGTGTGCGGAGGAACCGGAATGTATCTCGAATCTGTGTTGAAGGGTTACCGACTATTGCCCGTACCGGAAAATCAAGAACTGCGCAACCGTCTGGCCGACAAATCGCAGGAAGAACTGACGGAGATACTGAAAGGCTACAAAAATCTGCACAACACCACAGATGTAGATACGGCCAAACGTGCCATACGCGCCATCGAGATAGAAGAGTTTTACGCCCACACTCCGGTAGAGGAGCGTTCGTTCCCGGCCTTGAACAGTCTCATCATCGGAGTGGATATAGACCGGGAACTGCGCCGTGAGAAAATAACCCAACGCCTGCGTCAACGGTTGGCAGAAGGAATGGTAGATGAGGTGAAACAACTGATAGAACAAGGCATCCGGCCGGAAGACCTTATCTATTATGGTTTGGAATATAAATACTTGACGCTTTACCTCATCGGCAAGTTGAGTTACGATGAGATGTACCATCAGCTGGAGATAGCTATTCATCAATTTGCCAAACGGCAGATGACGTGGTTTAGAGGCATGGAACGGCGCGGATTCACCATCCATTGGATAAATGCCCGATGTCCGATGGAAGAAAAGATAGCCTTTGTAAAAGCAAAACTCAAAGAGATTTAG
- a CDS encoding 5-fold beta-flower protein, translating into MFRTLCTVIVLLFSASFAANAQFRALKERVKKTVTTKIVKEANEAEKKVSDKVHEQKMYSIARESDFNEQSEPEELFANLAYELKQFKTAIAEEDMEHIACLHCNQITNLLNLLENNEKTDKQQMQEWRTEVQQIMAEANKLIYGGRPAFDNSSEEAKQNSTYDVIQFFIDKVNAPSAGPNSKEFYLAQANAIREIRLYSGDISAKDARYQEIYKQLQSLYASMRSEYKQTWKMKDDIVIMKEREAHLAEQKRQAEQREIERKQQAARQKSVTNNSGSINKFYNGSNQHIGHINGSLDVFNKNNQKIGRIGRNGEIFSETNSMIGKCSSGSYYNSSNQFIGKIEADGSVKNQNNQLIGTISGGRVANASNQTIGYTQADRRWAAAFYFFNYFKW; encoded by the coding sequence ATGTTTAGAACCTTATGTACGGTAATCGTACTGCTATTCTCAGCTTCTTTTGCTGCAAATGCACAGTTTCGGGCACTGAAAGAAAGAGTAAAAAAAACGGTGACAACCAAAATCGTGAAAGAAGCCAATGAGGCCGAAAAGAAAGTCTCAGACAAAGTGCACGAACAAAAAATGTATTCTATCGCCCGAGAATCAGATTTTAACGAACAATCCGAACCGGAAGAACTCTTTGCCAATTTAGCCTATGAACTGAAGCAATTTAAAACAGCCATAGCCGAAGAAGACATGGAACATATAGCTTGCCTGCATTGCAATCAAATCACCAACCTGTTGAATCTGCTGGAAAATAATGAAAAGACTGACAAGCAGCAAATGCAAGAATGGCGGACCGAAGTCCAACAGATAATGGCTGAAGCAAACAAACTAATCTACGGGGGAAGACCCGCTTTCGACAACTCTTCTGAAGAAGCAAAACAAAACAGCACTTACGATGTCATCCAGTTCTTTATCGATAAGGTCAACGCACCTTCGGCCGGTCCGAACAGCAAAGAGTTCTACCTGGCCCAAGCCAATGCCATCAGAGAAATTAGACTATATAGTGGTGACATATCCGCAAAAGATGCCCGATACCAAGAAATTTATAAGCAACTGCAATCCCTATATGCCTCAATGCGCAGCGAGTACAAGCAAACCTGGAAAATGAAAGATGACATTGTCATCATGAAAGAACGGGAAGCTCATTTGGCAGAACAGAAGAGGCAGGCCGAGCAGAGAGAAATAGAGCGAAAACAACAAGCCGCACGCCAAAAATCTGTAACGAACAACTCCGGTAGTATAAATAAATTCTACAATGGCAGCAACCAACACATCGGCCATATCAATGGTTCATTAGATGTTTTCAACAAAAACAATCAGAAAATAGGAAGAATTGGTCGCAACGGTGAAATTTTCTCTGAAACCAATTCTATGATCGGCAAGTGCAGCAGCGGCTCCTACTACAATAGTAGCAACCAGTTTATCGGGAAAATAGAAGCAGACGGGTCTGTCAAAAACCAGAATAACCAACTCATTGGAACTATCAGTGGTGGCAGAGTTGCCAATGCAAGCAATCAAACCATCGGTTATACCCAGGCAGACAGGAGATGGGCAGCGGCATTCTACTTCTTTAATTATTTCAAATGGTAG
- a CDS encoding DUF5053 domain-containing protein: MEELLKELKIMSSLEGVESTNKMKAIAAKYRTPEEKAYIKQYLDGELNQVEKEIDELDGKLDRMLDIKRQVKEISEIVSLKYIAQNYFGKSAAWLSQRVNGSPVRGKIYYLKEAEIQTLNNALQDIGKKLGSLAIG, encoded by the coding sequence ATGGAAGAACTATTGAAAGAACTAAAAATCATGAGCAGTCTTGAAGGTGTAGAGAGCACCAACAAGATGAAAGCAATCGCCGCCAAATACCGGACGCCCGAAGAAAAGGCATATATCAAACAATATTTGGACGGAGAACTGAACCAAGTGGAGAAAGAAATAGACGAGCTGGACGGAAAGTTAGACAGGATGCTGGACATCAAGCGGCAAGTGAAAGAGATCAGCGAAATCGTGTCATTGAAGTATATCGCACAAAACTACTTCGGAAAAAGCGCCGCATGGCTAAGCCAACGGGTTAACGGCAGCCCCGTAAGAGGCAAGATATACTACCTGAAAGAAGCTGAGATACAGACATTGAACAATGCCCTTCAGGATATCGGAAAGAAATTAGGCTCTCTTGCTATCGGTTGA
- a CDS encoding site-specific integrase, with protein MAVKLKQGWNPLIQECGKKGFTPCNVVFERYELNMKKMLKDDVIKPSTYNNYICRLNQLKEWNESLSGKMVYIYQFDRAYIESFLEHYQFYSLKDTGITDAIDRVGLSVAKDQARHSSVATTNKYVRKEQMTAHPELKNFEGNL; from the coding sequence GTGGCCGTAAAGCTGAAGCAGGGATGGAATCCATTGATTCAGGAATGCGGAAAGAAAGGATTCACGCCGTGCAATGTAGTGTTCGAGCGATACGAGCTGAACATGAAAAAGATGCTCAAAGACGATGTCATCAAACCATCCACCTACAATAATTATATATGCCGGCTTAACCAGCTGAAGGAATGGAACGAAAGCCTCTCCGGCAAAATGGTGTATATCTACCAGTTCGACAGAGCCTATATAGAGAGCTTCCTCGAACACTATCAATTCTACAGCCTGAAAGACACTGGGATAACGGATGCCATTGACCGTGTGGGACTTAGCGTAGCGAAGGACCAAGCACGTCACTCATCCGTGGCCACGACAAACAAGTATGTAAGGAAAGAGCAGATGACCGCCCATCCGGAACTGAAGAACTTTGAAGGTAATTTGTAA
- a CDS encoding CvfB family protein, producing MSIELGKFNTLEVVKEVEFGMYLDGGEEGEILLPLRYVPEECKVGDKLNVFIYLDNEERLVATTLTPLVQVGQFACLEVAWVNQYGAFLNWGLMKDLFVPFREQKMKMQVGKKYVVHAHLDDESYRIVASAKVERYLSKGQAPYQPGEEVEILIWQKTDLGFKAIIQHQYSGLLYESEIFRPLQAGMTLKAYVKQVREDGKIDLMLQKPGAGKVGDFAASLLEYIREQGGATSLNDKSPAEDIYAAFGVSKKTFKKAVGDLYKKQLVVLEDNKIRIR from the coding sequence ATGAGTATAGAGTTAGGAAAATTCAATACGCTGGAAGTAGTGAAAGAAGTTGAGTTCGGAATGTATCTGGATGGTGGAGAAGAGGGAGAAATCCTGCTCCCATTGCGCTATGTCCCCGAAGAGTGTAAGGTAGGTGATAAGTTGAACGTTTTTATATATCTGGATAATGAAGAACGTTTGGTGGCCACTACATTGACACCATTGGTGCAGGTGGGGCAGTTTGCTTGCCTGGAGGTGGCTTGGGTAAATCAATACGGTGCCTTTCTTAACTGGGGCTTGATGAAAGACCTCTTTGTTCCATTTCGGGAGCAGAAGATGAAAATGCAGGTAGGGAAAAAATACGTGGTTCATGCTCATTTGGATGACGAGAGCTACCGCATTGTTGCTTCGGCTAAAGTGGAACGTTATCTTTCCAAGGGACAAGCACCTTACCAACCGGGGGAAGAAGTAGAAATCTTGATTTGGCAGAAAACTGATTTGGGTTTCAAGGCTATCATTCAACATCAATACAGCGGTCTGCTTTACGAAAGTGAGATATTCCGACCGTTGCAAGCGGGTATGACGCTAAAAGCTTATGTGAAGCAGGTGCGTGAAGATGGCAAGATAGACTTGATGCTACAGAAACCGGGTGCCGGAAAGGTGGGTGATTTTGCGGCTTCCCTTTTGGAATATATCCGCGAACAAGGCGGTGCTACCTCGCTGAATGACAAAAGTCCCGCAGAGGATATTTATGCCGCTTTTGGTGTCAGCAAGAAAACATTCAAGAAAGCAGTGGGAGATTTGTACAAGAAACAGCTGGTGGTGCTGGAAGATAACAAAATAAGGATTAGGTAG
- a CDS encoding methyltransferase RsmF C-terminal domain-like protein, producing MELPLAFTDYMHALLGSEEYDKLVAALDEEQPVSIRLNEEKLQASSFGRFRASLRKVPWSATGCYLNNRLSFTFDPLFHAGCYYVQEASSMFVEQALKQYVAQEPVAMLDLCAAPGGKSTLVRSLLPEGSLLVANEVVRSRSRILAENLTKWGHPDVVVTNNDPVDFSPLDGFFDVILTDVPCSGEGMFRKDPVAVSEWSPGNVEICRQRQHRIIADIWPCLKPGGILIYSTCTYNTKENEKNIRLMQKDLGAEVLPLQVPADWNITGNLLTGEDFPIYRFLPHKTEGEGFFLAVLRKPGQGNGNVWAEQSCTRDITSVLYGQRDDNQRVRGRKPVDKGTKSSGSVKEQLAVLRGWLTAPDEYEFLTHGDNLSAFSKELLPRLSALRSSLRIVQAGIGIAELKGKDWVPAHALAMSTALNRAAFVCEEIGSEQAIAYLRKETVVLPETAPRGVVLLTYQHIPLGFVKNIGNRANNLYPQEWRIRSGYMPEEISELAGLL from the coding sequence ATGGAGTTACCTTTGGCTTTTACCGACTATATGCATGCCCTTTTGGGAAGTGAGGAATATGATAAACTGGTTGCTGCTCTTGACGAGGAGCAGCCGGTCAGCATACGACTGAATGAAGAAAAATTGCAGGCTTCTTCATTCGGCCGTTTTCGTGCCTCTTTGCGAAAGGTGCCTTGGTCGGCTACCGGATGTTATCTGAACAACCGTCTGAGCTTTACTTTCGACCCGTTGTTTCATGCCGGCTGCTACTATGTCCAGGAGGCTTCGTCCATGTTTGTGGAGCAGGCATTGAAACAGTATGTTGCACAAGAACCGGTGGCGATGCTCGACCTTTGTGCGGCTCCCGGAGGAAAATCGACTCTTGTCCGTAGTCTGTTGCCCGAAGGCAGCCTGCTGGTTGCCAATGAGGTCGTCCGCAGCCGTTCGAGGATTTTGGCGGAGAATCTTACAAAGTGGGGACATCCCGACGTCGTGGTGACCAACAATGACCCGGTGGATTTCTCTCCGTTGGATGGTTTCTTTGATGTGATACTGACCGACGTTCCTTGTTCCGGCGAAGGCATGTTTCGGAAAGACCCTGTTGCCGTGAGCGAGTGGAGCCCCGGCAATGTGGAGATATGCCGGCAACGCCAGCATCGTATCATTGCGGACATCTGGCCATGCCTGAAACCCGGTGGCATCCTTATATACAGTACATGTACTTATAATACGAAAGAGAATGAGAAGAATATCCGTTTGATGCAGAAAGACCTTGGAGCGGAAGTTTTGCCATTGCAGGTTCCTGCCGATTGGAACATCACGGGTAACCTGTTGACCGGAGAAGACTTTCCCATTTATCGTTTCCTGCCTCATAAGACGGAGGGTGAAGGCTTCTTTCTGGCTGTCCTGCGTAAGCCCGGACAGGGCAACGGGAATGTGTGGGCAGAGCAGTCGTGCACCCGGGACATAACATCTGTACTATATGGGCAAAGAGATGATAACCAGCGGGTAAGGGGGCGAAAACCGGTGGACAAAGGAACGAAAAGTAGCGGCTCTGTCAAAGAGCAACTTGCCGTGTTGCGCGGATGGCTCACTGCTCCGGATGAATATGAGTTTCTTACGCATGGCGACAACCTCAGCGCTTTCTCTAAAGAACTTCTCCCGAGATTGTCGGCTTTGCGTTCATCGCTTCGTATTGTGCAAGCGGGGATAGGCATTGCCGAGCTGAAAGGCAAAGATTGGGTGCCTGCCCATGCGCTTGCCATGAGCACTGCGCTGAATCGGGCCGCTTTCGTTTGTGAAGAAATAGGCAGCGAACAAGCCATTGCCTATTTGCGCAAAGAGACGGTGGTGCTTCCCGAAACAGCTCCCCGAGGAGTCGTGTTACTTACATATCAGCATATTCCTCTTGGATTTGTCAAGAACATCGGCAATCGCGCCAACAATCTTTATCCACAGGAGTGGCGAATCCGTAGCGGATACATGCCCGAGGAGATTTCTGAGTTGGCGGGGCTTCTATGA
- a CDS encoding serpin family protein codes for MLKKTFAVFGLLCILASCQNDESSSPQPQPRKDIALTRTEQEMLDKGNDFAFRFFSQVCKTEEKPNLFVSPLSVTLCLSMVTNGAAGNTLEEMKTTLGFSDYSLDKMNDYNKKLVTALLDLDNTTRLGIANSIWIRQGFGVYDDFVNVNKRMYDAQVRELDFASPAAIATINNWCAEKTNNCITEVLTEIPDAACLYLLNALYFKGNWTKRFSKSDTASEQFTNGDGSKSAVQMMNMNEGHFNYGENEYFSIAEFPYGNEAFSMVVLLPAEGKSLEECLPQLTKEHWLEWSKYLSGATLNVKFPRFELKYDKKLKTVMMAMGMKDAFDRVTADFSKMSAAHLFVGLLEQYTYVKVDEEGTEAAAVTVTGMLTTSIGTSVKSFHINRPFVFLIKEKSTGTILFMGKVTAL; via the coding sequence ATGCTAAAGAAAACATTTGCCGTATTTGGTTTGCTTTGCATCCTTGCATCGTGCCAAAATGATGAGAGTTCTTCCCCGCAACCGCAACCTCGTAAAGACATTGCTCTTACTCGTACGGAGCAAGAAATGTTGGATAAGGGGAACGATTTTGCCTTTCGTTTTTTCAGTCAGGTTTGCAAGACTGAAGAGAAGCCCAATCTGTTTGTCTCTCCTTTGAGTGTCACTCTTTGTCTGTCGATGGTCACTAACGGAGCGGCTGGCAATACGCTGGAGGAAATGAAAACCACTCTGGGGTTTTCCGATTATTCATTGGATAAGATGAATGATTATAATAAAAAACTGGTAACCGCTCTACTTGATTTGGATAATACCACTCGGTTGGGTATTGCCAATTCTATTTGGATAAGACAAGGATTCGGAGTGTATGACGACTTCGTGAATGTGAATAAGCGGATGTACGATGCACAAGTGCGGGAATTGGATTTTGCATCGCCCGCTGCAATAGCTACCATAAACAATTGGTGTGCCGAGAAAACGAATAACTGTATCACGGAAGTCTTGACAGAAATTCCTGATGCCGCATGTCTTTATCTGCTGAATGCGCTTTATTTCAAAGGGAATTGGACGAAACGGTTCAGTAAATCCGATACTGCTTCGGAGCAATTTACAAACGGGGATGGAAGTAAGTCTGCGGTGCAGATGATGAATATGAATGAAGGGCACTTTAATTATGGCGAAAACGAATATTTCTCCATTGCCGAGTTTCCATATGGCAACGAGGCCTTCAGCATGGTAGTGCTTTTGCCCGCAGAAGGAAAGTCGCTGGAAGAGTGCTTGCCGCAACTGACAAAAGAACATTGGCTGGAGTGGAGCAAATATCTTTCGGGTGCAACGCTGAACGTCAAATTTCCCCGCTTTGAACTAAAATATGATAAAAAACTGAAGACGGTTATGATGGCAATGGGGATGAAAGATGCCTTCGATCGCGTTACCGCCGACTTCTCTAAAATGTCGGCTGCTCACTTGTTTGTCGGCCTGTTGGAGCAATACACATACGTCAAAGTGGACGAGGAAGGCACCGAAGCTGCCGCAGTGACCGTTACAGGTATGCTTACTACTTCTATCGGTACGTCGGTAAAATCTTTTCATATCAATCGTCCCTTTGTTTTCCTGATAAAGGAGAAGAGTACGGGAACCATCCTTTTCATGGGAAAGGTGACAGCGTTGTAA
- a CDS encoding TolC family protein, with translation MKQIFLLSAVILSSAEVCAQTSGIDDVLRQIEANNKELQANAHLIVSQKLENKTDNNLSDPTLSYAHLWDSKNSNETVSELVVSQSFDFPTLYATRGKMNRLKTNALDAQAAAFRQQVLLQAKEVCLDIIMLQRLQLLLDERLKNAEELSALYAQRLTTGDANIIETNKINLELLNVRTEVRLNKTALENKIKELVALNGNRSFIPGRTMPESYSTTQAVHLAGYPAVPLPADFRPVVAELLASDPMLQALQGESSAARQRVSASRQGWLPKLELGYRRNTESGRPLNGVVVGFSFPIFENRSKVKMAKAQVLNIDAQKENAVFQAGSTLWQLYEEARNLQASIEEYERTFGQQQDLTLLKRALVGGQISMIEYFVEISVIYQSKTNLLQLENRYQKAMAQIYKSRL, from the coding sequence ATGAAACAGATTTTCCTACTCAGCGCAGTTATCCTCTCATCTGCCGAGGTATGCGCACAAACATCCGGCATAGATGATGTTCTTCGACAGATAGAAGCCAATAACAAAGAGTTACAGGCCAATGCACACCTCATCGTTTCGCAAAAGTTAGAGAACAAGACCGACAACAATCTGTCCGACCCTACACTGTCTTATGCCCACCTTTGGGATTCGAAAAACAGCAATGAGACTGTCAGTGAACTGGTCGTCTCTCAAAGTTTCGATTTCCCCACCCTCTATGCAACAAGAGGAAAAATGAACCGCCTCAAGACGAATGCGCTCGATGCACAAGCCGCCGCTTTCCGCCAACAGGTATTGCTCCAAGCAAAAGAGGTATGTCTGGACATCATCATGCTGCAACGCCTGCAACTTCTGCTCGACGAGCGGTTGAAGAATGCGGAAGAGTTGTCCGCCTTGTATGCCCAACGGCTTACAACAGGCGATGCTAACATCATAGAAACCAATAAAATTAATCTGGAATTACTGAATGTGCGCACGGAAGTTCGTTTGAACAAGACCGCCTTAGAGAATAAGATAAAAGAGCTGGTCGCACTCAACGGAAATCGGTCGTTCATACCCGGACGTACCATGCCCGAAAGTTATTCCACTACCCAAGCTGTCCATCTGGCGGGATATCCGGCAGTTCCACTGCCGGCTGATTTCCGCCCCGTAGTTGCCGAATTGTTGGCCTCCGACCCCATGCTACAAGCCTTGCAAGGCGAAAGCTCCGCTGCCCGGCAGCGTGTTTCGGCAAGCAGGCAAGGATGGTTGCCGAAACTGGAATTGGGTTATCGCCGAAACACAGAGTCGGGACGCCCGCTGAATGGCGTGGTGGTAGGCTTCTCTTTCCCGATATTCGAGAACCGCAGCAAAGTAAAAATGGCCAAGGCACAAGTCCTCAACATAGACGCCCAAAAGGAGAATGCGGTTTTTCAAGCCGGCTCCACACTGTGGCAACTTTACGAAGAAGCCCGCAACCTGCAAGCCTCGATAGAGGAATACGAACGTACCTTCGGACAACAGCAAGACCTTACCCTACTGAAGCGGGCACTTGTGGGAGGGCAAATCAGCATGATTGAATACTTCGTGGAGATATCCGTTATCTACCAAAGCAAAACGAATCTGCTGCAATTAGAGAATCGCTATCAGAAAGCGATGGCACAAATCTACAAGAGCAGGCTGTAA